One Drosophila subpulchrella strain 33 F10 #4 breed RU33 chromosome 2R, RU_Dsub_v1.1 Primary Assembly, whole genome shotgun sequence genomic window, GGctcttttttaatgttttgttttaattatttttagacTTTTACCGAAGCATTAATGCACTCCCGATCAGAGTTCAGATTGATCTGTCCAGATATGATCTTGGCTAAACGATTCCCCGAATTTCTCTTTGAATCTCGTGTGCAATTAGCCACAATCTCGGAAAATAATCGTTTGTCAATCATTACCATCATCATCTGCTCTGACTATGGCAATCCCTGTGATTATGAGTAATGGATATTCTTTGTGTGGCATATAAAGCCTTGCTTCTCGTTTTCGTCTCTTTCCTTTTAATGTCAAGATCCATTCGGGCCAACATTCCCAGCAGATGAGTCACTTTGTGTACAGACTTTCAAGATTAGCGATCTTTTTGGGCGAGTGAGCCATTTTCATTGATTGAGCAGGGGCTATTTTAAAGGAAGAAAATACTTAAAggttttttcggttttttttctAGGGATTCTCGACCAAAGAAAAGTTATAGTCTATACAGATAAATGCGTGAGTCTTAAGCATTTCCGCTAAtaagatatttaaaatacttttctgTGAACAATTTTAGCATCATGTTTTTTCGCGATCCTGTATTATCTATTAGAAAGAAAAACATTTCCATATCTTATCGAGAAGTTACAGATAAGAAAACATGTCCAGCAGATTTGGAGCAACGTGTGCCgcatatttgtttttctatatTTGTCCAAGAGCAGGAGATAAACGAAGACCAGCGGAAATTAAAGCCATATTGGGTGCTAAACAAAATGGGATGGGGATAGGTGAAAGGTAAACAGCACTTAGTTCAGATTCTTGTTTGTGCTCGCAGCCCTGGTTCATTCCACATACAGCTGTGAGCATTATTTCTGTGCTACATCTGTTGATCAAATACGCCCTCTCGCTCTCGCATTCTACAAATATTTACACAATGCAGGCAAGTGAAGTTGCGAGCGAAGCGGCAAAGGAAAGCAGAGTGGGTGGTGGGAGGTTAGGGCAAACTGTGCCGCAACAACTTCCGCGCTGGGAAATCTCCCTCCGCCACGCCCCCCCTCTACCAGAACCCCTTTCTTCAACACTCTATGGATTCTACAGACTCCATCAGCATAAGCATGTAgactacacagagaaaaattaGATTTATTCTAGTTGTTACTTATATTttgattataaatattattgcaGTATTGCATAGtacttattattttaaaaagcctAGCCTAGTACATATGATATTGATTTTATATGAACCAAATGCAGGCGATATCCATTTGATCGATCTgttcattaaattaaaatgaatagtgttcaaaataagtaaataacgAAAAATAATTATACCAATCAATATAGACATTTCATGattataacattataagtatcTTATTAGGGTTTTACGTTATTAAAAAGATACGAAGAATGTAAATATCAATGTTATACAAATGAAAGTTTCTGGTCTAAATCGAACTGTTCAATATCATTGAAATAAATCATAGATTGatgtattattaaaatatccTAGTTGCACATTCTTTTCATaccattaatttatttattaatcaTAATCATATATTTAACCTGCAAATATTTGTTTGGTACCTAGAATTCTTTTCTCTGTACTTATTCAAACGAGCTTCTGTCCATCTCTATCGCACTCCCTTAGCCCCATGCAAACACGGGACGATGGCGCTTTTACCGTTTAAAGATGTGTCACCTGCCCTCCCTTTCGCTCCCCATTTCCGTGTTCCAATTGGAAGTGTCTGGCATAAATATTCATCTTCCTATGCAAATGATTCGCAATATGTTTTGAATGATGCTCAGGTGGTTTTTTCGATCTCCAACAGTCCCGACATTCGATTAGCCCTATTCGCATGGCTTTATCGCTGgatgtatatatatacatatgtatatctGGGTTGGGGCATGCACCTCAAAAGGGGTTAACGACGAGTGGTCTACAGCAAAGCCGGCTTTACATCCATTTTTTTAATGACCATCCATGCATAATTTGGCTTAGGCTTAGGCCTATTTCTATAATGCAAGCTGTCATAAGCGAGACAAGTTATAGGAACAAATAATTCATAAAAGTTTTAGAAGATTATTATTTCAGAATGTTATAACTAAGATATACTTAGATTTCtcttcatttaatatttttgtattacaAGAACAGTTAGAGAAATATTGGCCCTACCCAAAACAAATCTTACCTAAAATCATATTCAGTTTTTACACGGTTCATAAGCGATTTCCGAGGAAACCTGACTCATACGCAGAGCTTATCATACGATCATCTTTTAACGACCTGTCAAGCGAAATCACGTCGGCCTTGGTCAAAAGCATAGGCCACTCTTTCGCTCGGccataattaaaatttccCCATTACTCATTCAACTTGAGTGGGGTACTGTGAGTGCTTAGTGGCCATCTCGTCCCATTATCGCCGTAGTCCTGAAAAGTAGGTCACAGTCTAACCAGAAGGCTTAGCCAActgctaataataattataattctgGCTTGCCCCAATCGAAAACGCTTTACGCTTCACCGGATCCCCAATAGAGCTGGCTGGCGGGGAATGGCCAATGGCAGGAGATGCGGACTAGGGATTGGGGTTCGCTTTTGTGTGCGGTTCGATTTCAAAAGACCACACCAAACTATTTGCGGCTGGCTGAGCATTCAACTCCACCAGCACGGCGACTCGTTTTGGCCAAAATCCCACCTGCACAGTTGGGTTCATTGAACGATTTGGGTTTGGTGATTGATTTCCGCAGCAAATACATTGCATAGATGCACTGATGGATAAGTAACTAATCAAGTTTCTCATATATTTTACAGAGAACCTGCTGCAAAACACCTACTATAATGGCGAGACTGGGGACAGCAGTTTGGGCAGCGAGTGCGGAGTGGGAGATGTCCAGCACCAACACCTCGAGAACAACGATGACCCGGGCGACGGATTGGGACCGCTTCCACCCAAATGGGAGACTGCCTACACCGAACGCGGCGAACTCTACTTCATCGAGTGAGTATAATACAATCTTCTTGTCCTGCAAATAACTGCAATCCTTAATATGTGAAAATCTATCTTAAACATACATTCGATGATCATGACTAATCTTAGATCCACTCCCTTGCAGTCATAACACTGGAACCTCCCACTGGCTGGATCCGCGGATTTCCAAGTATCAGAAGAAGTCGCTTGAGGATTGCTGCGAGGATGAGCTGCCCTATGGATGGGAGAAGATAGAGGACTCCATGTACGGGATGTACTTTATTGACCATGTGAACCGGCGGACACAGTACGAGAACCCTGTGCTGGAGGCCAAGCGACGGGCTGCCGAGCAGAgccaacaacagcagcagttGCAAGAGCAACAGCAACGTCAGGAACAGCGGTCCAAGACACCCACTGTGCTGCCAGAGACACTGCCCACAGAGGCGGCTGAGGAGCAGGAacagcaggaggaggaggcccCCATCAAGCTGCCCTACAAGTTCACCCGTAATCCTGCAGAGCTGCAGGGCCAGCGTGTCAACACCACGCTGCTGAAGTCATCACGCGGGCTGGGTTTCACCATTGTGGGAAGCGATGGAAGCGCTGGCGGGGATGTGGAGGAGTTTCTGCAGATCAAGACGGTGGTGCCCAATGGGCCCGCCTGGCTGGATGGTCAGCTGCAAACGGGTGATGTCCTGGTCTATGTAAACGACACCTGTGTGTTGGGCTACACGCATCATGACATGGTCAACATATTTCAGTCGATTTTGCCCGGCGAGAGGGCATCCCTGGAAGTATGTCGTGGATACCCGCTGCCCTTTGACCCAAATGACCCCAACAACGAGGTGGTGACCACCATGGCGGTGGATGGACGGGAGTCGGAGAAGCAGCGACGCCTCAACATGGACGGCAACTACAATTTCTTGGACTTGTCCGGTGAAGGAGCCAAAAAAGCGAGTGGTGCCAGCAGTGGCTTCATTCTGATGAAGAAACCTGAGCTCTACACTTTCTCAATCATGAAGGGCTCGATGGGTTTCGGCTTCACCATTGCTGATTCCGCCTGTGGTCAGATAGTAAAGAAGATTCTCGATCGCAACTGCTGCACCCAGTTGATGGAGGGAGACGTATTGCTGGAAATCAACGGCTTGAATGTGCGCAACAAGCCGCACTTCTATGTGGTGGAGTTGCTGAAGGAGTGCAGCCAGACGACGCCCACAGCGGTGAAGATTCAGCGAACGCCGCCTGACCAGCCAACCAATAATACGCTTGCCCAACTCAACCAAGTGGGCAATGTGGCCAAGCTGCGGAAGAACTTTGTTGGCAGTGGCCTCTTCCGCAGTAAGACGCCCACAGCAGATCTGTACAGCACTCAAGTGAAGGAGGTGCTGCCCATGCGCCCAAAGACCCCCTTGGTGGACACGCGGCGGGCACGGGTTCAGACGCCCAGCAATGAGATTGACGGTGTTGGTGGCGATGCGGCAGCGACGGAAAGAGAGGCCAGGCAACCGCTTCAGCTGCAGACCCAGGGCAAGTCGAACAGCAGTCTGCAGGAGCTGGACGACATACCCTACATGGATCCATATCCCAAGATTAGCCGGCTGAGCGAGCGTCTAGCGGAAGTGACACTCCAGGGAGACGCCAATGGCGGCATCTACGGGTTGCCGCCCAGTATGCAGCCTCTACCACTGGCTCACCACGAGTCCTGCTACTGCTATGACTGCCAGGCGCAGCGCTACCGCCCAGGGTATTTTGTCCAGGCCCAGCAGGCAGCCATGTCGGCAACCACCGGTCAGTACTCGCCGCTGCAGACGGCGCATCTCCAAAACGAGCGGATCCAGCGACGCGTCAACGAGCTGCTCAGCGATCGAAGGCGCGTGGGCTTCGCCAACCTAGATCCTccccaccaccagcagcaacaacagcagcagatgcaGCACTCGCCTAGCTGGCGCAATGGAGCTCTGCTTGACGCCTCCGAGGATGCGGACCAGTGCGAATTGACCGAGGTTACCCTGGAGCGCCAGGCTCTGGGCTTTGGCTTTCGCATCGTTGGCGGCACCGAGGAAGGATCCCAGGTTACTGTGGGTCACATAGTCCCGGGTGGTGCCGCCGATCAGGACCAGCGCATTTCCACCGGCGATGAGATTCTCAGCATAGATGGCATCAACGTGGTAAGTGAACCCTGGCCCAGTCTGTCCAAGCATAATTAATCCTCCtttttaattcatttagttGAACTCATCGCACCACAAAGTGGTCTCTTTGGTGGGGGAATCCGCGCTTCGCGGACAGGTGACCATGATCCTTCGTCGGCGCCGTACTCCACTACTCCAGCAGGCTCCAGTCAGCACGCAATTGCGTCGTTATCCATATGACGTGATTGTCAGCCGGCATGAAAACGAGGGCTTTGGATTTGTTATTATATCATCATCGAACCACTATTACGGTTCGACAATAGGTATGTTACTTATTCAATTCTTCTTACCTAGTTATCTAACCTATCTGCCTTTTCAGGAAAACTTATACCGGGCAGTCCGGCGGATCGTTGTGGAGAGCTCAAAGTGGGCGATCGCATAGTGGCAGTGAATCGGATTGAGATAGCCGGCATGTCGCACGGCGATGTGGTGAATCTCATCAAGGAGTCTGGTCTTCATGTGCGGCTCACCATCGGTGTTCCGCTAAAGGAGGGCGGTCCCAGTCCTGGAGGCAGTAGCGCCGGGGTGGCCAGCAATACACCCATGCAGGCATCTCCCAGTCTCTTGAAGGCACAACTCGCCCACCAGCAGCAACtcccgcagcagcaacagcagcagcatcttCAGCAGGCACAGctgaaccaccaccaccaacatctGGAGATGCCAATGTCGATGCCGATGCCAGGAAATGGAACCTATTTGGAGCGACCCAGTAACAATATCGCCGCCACATTGGCGCTGCACCAGCAGCCACAGTTATGACTCTGAGATCTACGCATTCGGCTCTACAAGAGCTTTCTATAGTGTTGGATCGATTGCAGGCCCATAGTTTGTACTTTAGACCACAAAGTACTAACCCCAAAGACTGAAATTAGTAGCATATATAAGTCAAACCGATTGCGAGTCTGGAAACGGTTCGCAATTGCGTTATTTATACCAGTTTTATTAAGATCCGCTATACCGTCTTAGGCTTAGTTATTGCTTTTACTTAATCGTTGAGAGAATTGGCCAGTTTGTGAGACATTTACCGATTTTTATACACTGTTTTAGATACATAAGAATTGTACAAATGTAAAGGACCTAAATATTTTACCTTGAGTATGTATGTTATTCAATCACGCTAGACATTAAGATGCATTtatcaaatatatatacagattataaacaaaatatttggttTCTTAGTAATCGTATGGTAATTTTGTGTATTAATTGCCTTATTTCCAGTATATATTGAGGTTAAGATGCTTTGTAGTGGAGTAAGCATATTCCCAGATCCATAGGACAAACACTTTTGTATAGTTTCGTTTctctttgtttattttattagcaACTTGGTACCAGAAACGTATTAAGGAAAATGAAAACCATCAAGTTGCTCTTCAAAAAGATATTACTTCTTGGCATATCTATGGTTGATATTGATGtagttgtaggtgacaccgtTGGGGTAAGCATTATTGGACAATGCCCGAGTGATGTGCTCGACTTCCACAGCAGCCCGTCGATTGTTGGCTTGGATCTGCCTAGAAGTCGCCGCGCTTGGCTTAGCCACTTGATTGGAATAGGTTGTCTGCTGGTATTGGTAGCAGTGGCCCTGGCCACCATTCCAGTTGTCCAGTTGTCGATCGCTCATCTTGATTTCTAGGATGAAATAGTATTGCTTATACTGAAGTAACTGAAAATAGATTTTACGAAccagttaaagtttttattttagaaaacgCGTCTGTACTCTTTCAGCTTCGTCAAGCTACTGAAAGCTGTTGCTGGATGAAGACCGTCGATCCTTACAGTCGGATTTGCTGTTTCAGCAGTTCGGCTCTGTTCTATATACATGAATATAACTATGTACATTGAGGAGGTCCACACTCGCATGAAAATTTACACATACTTTCACCCACGTATTCGGTGCGCATATAAGGCATTTAatgcacccaaaaaaaaagtttaagaaaatGGGATATCGCTTTAAAGTATAATATATCACTTATGCGTACTCTTGCCCTTGATAGACTTGGCGTAGATTTTAGCcaaatatttgtttctttGCACTCCTCCTTgtttgtttaaacattattttaatcaaTCAGTTCTATGACTAGAAATGGGGACCTAATatgtcgtatgagtaatttGTAATGAGACTTTAAGttcatatgtacatatgtacattgcGTAACGCCTAATTCTTAAATCTACCATTAAATAGTAggaataaaattatatatttttaaacccTCGACGAACACACATATAAACCAAcccttttattaaatttacagTACAGTTAGGCTCTGGTAAATTCAACAATTTTTTGTATACATATTGTATGTAAAAACTGAATTTGAGGACTTCTAATGTAAAAAGCTATAATCATTATTCTATGTGTTGCTGGGGACTTTTAGCTTGGATCAGTTTAACCGTTTAATTGAGttccattttaaatattagaGAGAGGGGTGTGACTTGGTAGTGAGATTCCAGTGGGGTTGTAGTGGGGCTGTGTTTGTTTAGAAATAATacaaagaatattttttttgttatatatgtatatactatAATATTATACATGTTTATTAAATCTAAATGCTCGTCAAATCCAAGCTGAGttttatttatcaattttCTTGTTATATATAGCCAGTCAGTTAAGTACATCGGGTTGTCCACTTCCTCGGAGAATATTTGCTTTAGTAGCTTGTAGTTATTGGGAACATTCTCTTCCAGCACTTTTCATGATAGTCGGTATCGTCTCTGTTGTATGGCGATTGACCTATCATCTGTTTCATATACCACACTATTCCGTTTATGTTTGTTTAAAATGTTCTTTTGGTCTGCTACCCTAATCAAATCGTATTTTGATAATGTTGTGTTACATTAAATGCATCTACTAAGACTCCTTCAATGCGACAACAATTACTATGAAATGATTCAAAGCTGTGTACGAAAagagaaataataataaattgtaATTTGAATATATTGCACATACTTAAAACCAGAGCTAAGCCCCCAAAAATCTGGCCTCCAAATAAAATATCGCGAAAATAAGGTGTTAAACCTTTTCACACCATTTGAACAAGTGAttttattgaaatcaattcaaATTAATATTCATGATTAATGTTCACGATGTTTACGACAATGGATTTGCCGTTTGATTTTGATGGGCTTGAGAGTTGCGAAGATGTCGATGCATGGGAGACTTGTATTAAACCGGAATGGGCCGTCTGCGGTAAAGTGCCCTGGGAAGTAGATGGATTATTTCCGCGAGCTGCACGAGATCCGCGCGATTTGGAGTTCGATGCCTTGGGTTGGGATGTGGATGATCTGTTGCGACCTCCGCCTTGGTAGTTTCCATTGCCATACGAGTTATATTGGTAGTCGTTATTGGCGAAGTAGCTATAAGGGTCTTCGTCCTGGTCCTGGTAATCGTATTGATCCTGGGAATTATATGGGTTCTGGTCCTCAAACTCATCTTGGTAATGAGAGTCCCAGTTGTTTAGCTCCCAGCCACTCATGATGAAATCTGTGGAGGATAAGTGATTTCTTTCGGATTGTTTATGAAGTCTGGCAGATCGCCGTACGAACCAAGTTTTCACAGTTTACGATTGGGGTCTGCTTTGCTTAAGCTGCTCTTGGGCACTGAAATAAGAGATCCACTCTGGCTGTTTTCAAGGCTTGAAAAGCCGCCTCAGCGTTTTGATCGATTTCCTGGCATATATGTAAAAGACTAACCATATATGTACTGAACTTTACTTAAGAATCCGAGCGATTTGTTATGGTTGCTGCTGCGTTCTCTCCACTGGCTCATAATGCTTCCTAAGCTATGATTTCAAAGGGGCGATCCGTTTGCAATTGTAAACATCTCGTATTCTCTCAGTCATTTATGTTTATGGACCCTTTTGGAGTACAGCTCGAATTTCTGCTTATGACTGGGGTCTTTGCGCTTGTGAAATCGTTGAAATTCGATTTCCTCTCTAGACGTTATGTATTCCATAAGCTGCTGGGTACACAAACAactttattctgattatataTCATGAACAATACATAAAAACCATGCCGAACCGTAAGGATTGACTGTTAAATATGTATCTGCTCCAAAGAGAGGATTAttcttcaattttttttttttattcactgTAAACTGTACACAAAAGTACGACGTTATAGCTAATACAAGTACAAGTATTGTAGAGGTTCCATTACAAAATACAATGCGTTTGATAAATAGGCTATGTTTAAGGTGGAAAACATGGCTTATATGGGTTTGATCTTGAAGTGCAGGCCGATGAGTGAGAAGACCAGGCACTTGAGATCCTGCACCAGGTAGTAGAAGCACCTCAGTCCCTCGGGGTCCTTCGACCGGTTGACGTCCACCAAGGATCCGGTTTTGGAAGTGGTGAACGAAATGTGCTCGTCCCCGATGACGATCTCCAGTTCCTAAAACGGACGCATGATTAGTAAGGTTACCTCCACTGCTGTGGAGAGCCGCAAAACCCACCTGTCGACCCACGCGATCTGGTGGTGGCCACGGAAGATCGTCCTCCTGCATGATCTCCGAGTCGATGATGATCCGCTTCAGCTCCTCCATCACGGACTGGTGGACGAAGGCCTCCTTGCGGATCATGGTGTCGTTCTTGTAGTTGGAATTGTTGGCGTACCGCAGCTTGCCGTCCGGCCGGAACTCGAACTCCAGGAACTCGTGGCCGAACTTGCCCTTGTGGCCGACGTAGTAGCGCAAGTAGAAGTCCTCCGTGGACATGATGGCGCCTTGTTTGTTATGGTTCTTTGGGAAATCTCTCGGGAAAAATGctgttttccttttctttcCCTCACTTTTTTTTTCGGAAAACGCGACAGAGATGG contains:
- the LOC119550491 gene encoding membrane-associated guanylate kinase, WW and PDZ domain-containing protein 2, with the protein product MPIITATTTATAGGGAGVAARGVVTAKSPTDYLMLQQQQHQQHQQQQQHFGNHFYQQQQPQQLAPLNASHQHQHSHPHPHPHPVAAPTSFATFNGNSNLNSSLANGSSRKFNCSRDNVDDNADVGEIAAVSQTLSPGSDVVGNGSGIGMGIGNGNGDKSAGLAPPGGHHLRPPPPPALKKSNAPASAIGSSASREDVASLSGTSSLNSQMSVHNQFISGLPSNGIGIASNGVNGGPATGRGGPPSSILKGSKENLLQNTYYNGETGDSSLGSECGVGDVQHQHLENNDDPGDGLGPLPPKWETAYTERGELYFIDHNTGTSHWLDPRISKYQKKSLEDCCEDELPYGWEKIEDSMYGMYFIDHVNRRTQYENPVLEAKRRAAEQSQQQQQLQEQQQRQEQRSKTPTVLPETLPTEAAEEQEQQEEEAPIKLPYKFTRNPAELQGQRVNTTLLKSSRGLGFTIVGSDGSAGGDVEEFLQIKTVVPNGPAWLDGQLQTGDVLVYVNDTCVLGYTHHDMVNIFQSILPGERASLEVCRGYPLPFDPNDPNNEVVTTMAVDGRESEKQRRLNMDGNYNFLDLSGEGAKKASGASSGFILMKKPELYTFSIMKGSMGFGFTIADSACGQIVKKILDRNCCTQLMEGDVLLEINGLNVRNKPHFYVVELLKECSQTTPTAVKIQRTPPDQPTNNTLAQLNQVGNVAKLRKNFVGSGLFRSKTPTADLYSTQVKEVLPMRPKTPLVDTRRARVQTPSNEIDGVGGDAAATEREARQPLQLQTQGKSNSSLQELDDIPYMDPYPKISRLSERLAEVTLQGDANGGIYGLPPSMQPLPLAHHESCYCYDCQAQRYRPGYFVQAQQAAMSATTGQYSPLQTAHLQNERIQRRVNELLSDRRRVGFANLDPPHHQQQQQQQMQHSPSWRNGALLDASEDADQCELTEVTLERQALGFGFRIVGGTEEGSQVTVGHIVPGGAADQDQRISTGDEILSIDGINVLNSSHHKVVSLVGESALRGQVTMILRRRRTPLLQQAPVSTQLRRYPYDVIVSRHENEGFGFVIISSSNHYYGSTIGKLIPGSPADRCGELKVGDRIVAVNRIEIAGMSHGDVVNLIKESGLHVRLTIGVPLKEGGPSPGGSSAGVASNTPMQASPSLLKAQLAHQQQLPQQQQQQHLQQAQLNHHHQHLEMPMSMPMPGNGTYLERPSNNIAATLALHQQPQL
- the LOC119549717 gene encoding myb-like protein H, with the translated sequence MSGWELNNWDSHYQDEFEDQNPYNSQDQYDYQDQDEDPYSYFANNDYQYNSYGNGNYQGGGRNRSSTSQPKASNSKSRGSRAARGNNPSTSQGTLPQTAHSGLIQVSHASTSSQLSSPSKSNGKSIVVNIVNINHEY
- the LOC119550490 gene encoding protein mago nashi gives rise to the protein MSTEDFYLRYYVGHKGKFGHEFLEFEFRPDGKLRYANNSNYKNDTMIRKEAFVHQSVMEELKRIIIDSEIMQEDDLPWPPPDRVGRQELEIVIGDEHISFTTSKTGSLVDVNRSKDPEGLRCFYYLVQDLKCLVFSLIGLHFKIKPI